One window of the Salminus brasiliensis chromosome 1, fSalBra1.hap2, whole genome shotgun sequence genome contains the following:
- the paqr8 gene encoding membrane progestin receptor beta has translation MSSGALGRLSTLTLSIQQLAGLPRLSHSLPTLPSPQPTVPASDVPVLFREPYIQSGYRPTGQPWRCYVLSLFQRHNESLNVWTHLLAVPVVLLRFWFFAASNDLGRDASSLPLCLYALSALTYLSFSAAAHLLQSRSVLAHYSLFFLDYVGVAIYQYGCALAHYFFCSKATWRQSSVGGLFLPGAALLGWLSCASCCFAKLHYRRPYPLRRKLFQIVPTSLAYLLDISPVAHRLATGPWDEPELVLHALQVLFFMQAAFFFSCPVPERFFPGRCDIVGHGHQIFHLFLVMCTMCQMEAVCKDFLTQRHSVLAVHGEQTILLAGGSYFVLVLCSILTAAVMRRSVQRQLQKRE, from the coding sequence ATGTCAAGCGGAGCTTTAGGTCGTCTGAGCACACTGACCCTCAGCATACAACAGCTTGCTGGCCTACCCCGCCTGTCCCACTCTCTCCCCACCCTGCCGTCCCCTCAGCCCACGGTTCCTGCCTCAGACGTGCCTGTCCTGTTCCGCGAGCCCTATATCCAGTCGGGCTACCGGCCGACGGGTCAGCCTTGGCGCTGCTACGTACTGAGTCTCTTCCAGCGCCACAATGAGTCTCTAAACGTATGGACACACCTGCTGGCAGTGCCAGTTGTGCTGCTGCGCTTCTGGTTCTTTGCTGCCTCTAATGACCTGGGTCGAGACGCCTCCTCGCTGCCTCTATGCCTCTATGCCTTGTCAGCTCTTACCTACCTCAGCTTCAGTGCTGCCGCCCACCTGCTGCAGTCGCGGTCAGTGTTGGCGCACTACTCCCTCTTCTTCCTGGACTACGTGGGTGTGGCCATATACCAGTATGGCTGTGCACTGGCCCACTACTTTTTCTGCTCTAAGGCCACATGGAGGCAGAGCTCCGTGGGGGGGCTGTTCCTGCCTGGAGCAGCCTTGCTAGGCTGGTTATCATGTGCTAGCTGCTGTTTCGCTAAGCTACACTACCGCCGGCCTTACCCGCTCCGCAGGAAGCTCTTCCAAATTGTGCCCACCAGCCTGGCCTACCTCCTGGACATCAGCCCTGTAGCACACCGGCTGGCCACTGGGCCCTGGGATGAGCCGGAGCTGGTGCTGCACGCGCTGCAGGTGCTCTTCTTCATGCAGgctgccttcttcttctcctgccCCGTACCGGAGCGCTTCTTTCCAGGGAGGTGCGATATCGTGGGCCACGGCCACCAGATCTTCCACCTGTTCCTGGTCATGTGCACCATGTGCCAGATGGAGGCGGTGTGCAAGGACTTTCTGACGCAGCGCCACTCCGTGTTGGCAGTGCATGGAGAGCAGACCATCTTGCTTGCTGGAGGTTCTTACTTTGTCCTGGTGCTATGCAGTATTCTGACCGCAGCTGTCATGAGGAGGAGTGTTCAAAGGCAGCTACAGAAGAGGGAATGA
- the LOC140557163 gene encoding uncharacterized protein isoform X2, whose product MATGLDWMSDSPSSLEITIISILFIVVYITLYTLCTNCFSQSPETPHYPVEKENPSFFSPKEKPEDQWSTNRTVCNEHVLNSQRSAPQVPDRPPTRSCTVVQTQLPKVHCHNRAESHGYFSQGMMPQLPDAPVFSVGTAGSVFPRIPDSPLFISTFHRPRALEEPAIQPPSLQQPRTVLEDHETLDKEPNTNTVPWLKVSEEHLYESISVWRVNEPSLCREAAEDQLDSESLYETVREPEDPAADHPSTSFTVRESGLAENPGLLFQPFPAVQDSQGLVGTEITVVYAAVNLKKKSLKLKEFPLSPDPIVQDRDDIHEEAAPPVPEKMFE is encoded by the exons ATGGCTACTGGCTTGGACTGGATGTCAGATTCCCCTTCCTCATTAGAGATCACCATTATCTCCATCCTATTCATTGTTGTCTATATCACACTGTACACACTTTGCACCAACTGCTTcag CCAGTCACCCGAGACTCCACACTACCCAGTGGAGAAAGAAAATCCATCATTTTTCTCGCCAAAG GAGAAACCAGAAGATCAGTGGAGCACAAACAGAACTGTGTGCAATGAGCATG TGTTAAACTCACAGAGAAGTGCCCCCCAAGTTCCTGATAGGCCTCCCACCAGGAGTTGCACTGTGGTGCAGACTCAGCTACCCAAGGTTCACTGTCACAACAGAG CTGAATCACACGGTTACTTTAGCCAAGGAATGATGCCCCAGCTTCCAGATGCACCAGTCTTCTCAGTCGGAACTGCAGGTTCAGTGTTTCCAAGGATTCCTGATTCCCCGTTGTTCATATCAACGTTTCATCGACCCAGGGCTCTGGAGGAACCAGCAATACAGCCTCCATCACTACAACAGCCCAGGACAGTCCTGGAAGACCATGAAACACTAGACAAAGAACCAAACACCAACACTGTGCCGTGGCTGAAAGTCAGTGAGGAACATCTATACGAAAGCATTAGTGTCTGGCGTGTCAATGAACCCTCTCTCTGCCGCGAAGCTGCTGAAGACCAGTTGGATAGTGAGAGCCTCTACGAAACTGTGAGAGAACCTGAGGACCCTGCTGCAGATCATCCGTCCACATCTTTTACTGTGAGGGAAAGCGGACTGGCAGAGAATCCAGGACTGCTTTTCCAGCCTTTCCCAGCTGTGCAAGACAGCCAGGGTTTGGTTGGCACAGAAATAACAGTCGTCTACGCGGCAGTgaacttgaaaaaaaaaagcctgaaacTGAAGGAATTCCCTCTTTCGCCAGACCCCATAGTGCAGGACAGGGATGACATACATGAGGAGGCCGCACCTCCTGTTCCTGAGAAAATGTTTGAAtag
- the LOC140557163 gene encoding uncharacterized protein isoform X1 gives MATGLDWMSDSPSSLEITIISILFIVVYITLYTLCTNCFSQSPETPHYPVEKENPSFFSPKEKPEDQWSTNRTVCNEHVVLNSQRSAPQVPDRPPTRSCTVVQTQLPKVHCHNRAESHGYFSQGMMPQLPDAPVFSVGTAGSVFPRIPDSPLFISTFHRPRALEEPAIQPPSLQQPRTVLEDHETLDKEPNTNTVPWLKVSEEHLYESISVWRVNEPSLCREAAEDQLDSESLYETVREPEDPAADHPSTSFTVRESGLAENPGLLFQPFPAVQDSQGLVGTEITVVYAAVNLKKKSLKLKEFPLSPDPIVQDRDDIHEEAAPPVPEKMFE, from the exons ATGGCTACTGGCTTGGACTGGATGTCAGATTCCCCTTCCTCATTAGAGATCACCATTATCTCCATCCTATTCATTGTTGTCTATATCACACTGTACACACTTTGCACCAACTGCTTcag CCAGTCACCCGAGACTCCACACTACCCAGTGGAGAAAGAAAATCCATCATTTTTCTCGCCAAAG GAGAAACCAGAAGATCAGTGGAGCACAAACAGAACTGTGTGCAATGAGCATG TAGTGTTAAACTCACAGAGAAGTGCCCCCCAAGTTCCTGATAGGCCTCCCACCAGGAGTTGCACTGTGGTGCAGACTCAGCTACCCAAGGTTCACTGTCACAACAGAG CTGAATCACACGGTTACTTTAGCCAAGGAATGATGCCCCAGCTTCCAGATGCACCAGTCTTCTCAGTCGGAACTGCAGGTTCAGTGTTTCCAAGGATTCCTGATTCCCCGTTGTTCATATCAACGTTTCATCGACCCAGGGCTCTGGAGGAACCAGCAATACAGCCTCCATCACTACAACAGCCCAGGACAGTCCTGGAAGACCATGAAACACTAGACAAAGAACCAAACACCAACACTGTGCCGTGGCTGAAAGTCAGTGAGGAACATCTATACGAAAGCATTAGTGTCTGGCGTGTCAATGAACCCTCTCTCTGCCGCGAAGCTGCTGAAGACCAGTTGGATAGTGAGAGCCTCTACGAAACTGTGAGAGAACCTGAGGACCCTGCTGCAGATCATCCGTCCACATCTTTTACTGTGAGGGAAAGCGGACTGGCAGAGAATCCAGGACTGCTTTTCCAGCCTTTCCCAGCTGTGCAAGACAGCCAGGGTTTGGTTGGCACAGAAATAACAGTCGTCTACGCGGCAGTgaacttgaaaaaaaaaagcctgaaacTGAAGGAATTCCCTCTTTCGCCAGACCCCATAGTGCAGGACAGGGATGACATACATGAGGAGGCCGCACCTCCTGTTCCTGAGAAAATGTTTGAAtag